A region of Vitis riparia cultivar Riparia Gloire de Montpellier isolate 1030 chromosome 1, EGFV_Vit.rip_1.0, whole genome shotgun sequence DNA encodes the following proteins:
- the LOC117916673 gene encoding 2-methylene-furan-3-one reductase, which yields MEAVLNSTTTYLPTTRHLSSTHSYPLPFSLSFRESRRKFSPKQASVLRVFASSQAAPASSAAVTIPSQMKAWVYGDYGGVDVLKFDTAVSVPPVKEDQVLIKVVAAALNPVDAKRRQGKFKATDSPLPTVPGYDVAGVVVKVGSQVKELKEGDEVYGDINEKALDGPKQFGSFAEYTAVEEKLLALKPKNLDFVQAAGLPLAIETAYEGLERTGFSAGKSILVLGGAGGVGSLVIQLAKQVFGASRVAATSSTAKLELLKSLGADLTIDYTKENFEDLAEKFDVVYDAVGQCDKAVKVVKEGGSVVALTGAVTPPGFRFVVTSNGEVLKKLNPYLESGKVKPVVDPKGPFPFSQVVEAFSYVETSRATGKIVIHPIP from the exons ATGGAAGCTGTTCTCAACTCCACAACCACATACCTACCCACAACTCGTCACCTCTCCTCAACCCACTCATATCCActccctttttctctctctttccgGGAAAGTAGGAGAAAATTCTCTCCCAAACAGGCCTCCGTCTTGAGAGTCTTCGCTAGCTCCCAAGCTGCCCCTGCCTCATCTGCTGCTGTGACAATACCATCTCAAATGAAGGCTTGGGTTTATGGAGACTATGGAGGAGTTGatgttttgaaatttgatacAGCTGTTTCGGTGCCTCCAGTGAAGGAGGACCAGGTTCTGATCAAGGTTGTTGCTGCAGCGCTTAACCCTGTTGATGCCAAGAGGAGGCAGGGGAAATTCAAGGCCACTGATTCTCCTCTTCCg ACTGTTCCTGGATATGATGTGGCTGGGGTGGTGGTAAAGGTTGGAAGCCAAGTAAAGGAACTGAAGGAAGGGGATGAAGTATATGGAGACATAAACGAGAAAGCATTGGATGGGCCTAAGCAGTTTGGCTCGTTTGCAGAATACACTGCTGTTGAAGAGAAACTGTTGGCTCTGAAACCAAAGAATCTGGATTTTGTTCAAGCTGCTGGACTTCCTCTTGCAATTGAGACAGCCTATGAGGGTCTCGAAAGGACTGGATTTTCTGCTGGTAAATCTATTCTTGTTTTGGGTGGGGCTGGCGGAGTTGGAAGCCTTGTCATCCAG CTTGCGAAACAAGTGTTCGGTGCCTCAAGAGTTGCCGCTACTTCAAGCACAGCGAAACTGGAGCTGTTGAAGAGCTTGGGAGCTGATTTGACGATTGACTACACTAAGGAGAACTTTGAAGATTTGGCAGAGAAATTCGATGTAGTTTATGATGCAGTTG GGCAGTGTGATAAGGCAGTGAAGGTAGTGAAAGAAGGAGGCAGCGTGGTGGCATTAACAGGTGCCGTGACACCTCCTGGTTTCAGATTTGTAGTAACTTCAAATGGAGAGGTGTTGAAGAAACTGAACCCATATTTGGAGAGCGGGAAGGTGAAGCCAGTGGTTGATCCCAAGGGACCATTTCCATTTTCTCAGGTTGTTGAAGCTTTCTCCTACGTTGAAACAAGCCGAGCCACTGGAAAGATAGTTATACATCCGATTCCATGA
- the LOC117917520 gene encoding LOW QUALITY PROTEIN: transcription factor WER-like (The sequence of the model RefSeq protein was modified relative to this genomic sequence to represent the inferred CDS: inserted 2 bases in 2 codons) → MKGEDNYKKGLWTKEXDRILLDYIQVHGRGRWNRISKITGLKRCGKSCRLRWMNYLSPSVKHGQFTEQEEDLIIRLHNLLGNRWSLIAGRVPGXTDNQVKNHWNSHLCKRLGIKKKNRKTAVTSLKPHSTNVDNTPKRQALVDSISKPFHDNNMDVVDLQGGNAL, encoded by the exons ATGAAAGGAGAGGATAACTATAAGAAGGGGCTATGGACAAAGG GAGATAGGATCCTACTGGATTATATACAGGTGCACGGTAGAGGGCGGTGGAACCGTATTTCTAAGATAACAG GTTTGAAGAGGTGTGGGAAGAGCTGCAGATTAAGGTGGATGAATTATCTGAGCCCCAGTGTAAAACACGGCCAGTTTACAGAGCAAGAGGAAGACCTCATCATTCGACTCCATAATCTCCTTGGAAACAG GTGGTCTTTGATTGCTGGAAGGGTTCCTG GAACAGACAACCAAGTGAAGAACCATTGGAACTCTCATTTGTGCAAGAGGCTCGGCATCAAGAAGAAGAACAGAAAAACAGCCGTCACCTCCTTAAAGCCACATTCTACCAATGTGGATAACACTCCCAAACGCCAAGCCCTAGTGGACTCCATTTCTAAGCCTTTTCACGATAATAATATGGATGTGGTGGATTTACAAGGAGGCAATGCCCTCTGA
- the LOC117922460 gene encoding transcription factor WER-like has protein sequence MKGEDNYKKGLWTKEEDRILLDYIQVHGRGRWNRISKITGLKRCGKSCRLRWMNYLSPSVKHGEFTEQEEDLIIRLHNLLGNRWSLIAGRVPGRTDNQVKNHWNSHLCKRLGIKKKNRKTAVTSLKPHSTNVDNTPKRQALVDSISKPFHDNNMDVGGFTRRQCPLSGAQVSEEQPAEMGWHCVDSFWASTAEHLRECTPTSIEFLEGYYSPGDAFWQGF, from the exons ATGAAAGGAGAGGATAACTATAAGAAGGGGCTATGGACAAAGGAGGAGGATAGGATCCTACTGGATTATATACAGGTGCACGGTAGAGGGCGGTGGAACCGTATTTCTAAGATAACAG GTTTGAAGAGGTGTGGGAAGAGCTGCAGATTAAGGTGGATGAATTATCTGAGCCCCAGTGTAAAACACGGCGAGTTTACAGAGCAAGAGGAAGACCTCATCATTCGACTCCATAATCTCCTTGGAAACAG GTGGTCTTTGATTGCTGGAAGGGTTCCTGGGCGAACAGACAACCAAGTGAAGAACCATTGGAACTCTCATTTGTGCAAGAGGCTCGGCATCAAGAAGAAGAACAGAAAAACAGCCGTCACCTCCTTAAAGCCACATTCTACCAATGTGGATAACACTCCCAAACGCCAAGCCCTAGTGGACTCCATTTCTAAGCCTTTTCACGATAATAATATGGATGTGGGTGGATTTACAAGGAGGCAATGCCCTCTGAGCGGCGCCCAGGTTTCCGAGGAGCAACCAGCGGAGATGGGCTGGCATTGCGTTGACTCCTTCTGGGCCTCCACTGCTGAGCATTTAAGGGAGTGTACCCCAACTTCAATAGAATTTCTTGAGGGGTATTACTCACCTGGCGATGCATTTTGGCAAGGCTTTTGA
- the LOC117922221 gene encoding polyamine oxidase 1-like — protein sequence MGIRTTRLMLASLIVIMGTLLGCPGAATAKRAPTVIIVGAGMSGISAAKTLSDAGIKRILILEATNRIGGRMYKANFSGVSVELGANWVSGVGGPQVNPIWIMANKLRLKSFLSNFLNLSSNTYKPEGGVYEESVARKAFEVAEQVVEFGTKVSKDLAARKQPDISILTSQRLKNYFPKTPLEMVIDYYLCDFESAEPPRATSLLNSEPSSTYSNFGEDSYFVSDPRGYESVVHYVAQQFLTTNAAGQITDPRLQLKKVVTEISRSPRGVAVKTEDGLVHRADYVIVSASLGVLQNDLIKFHPSLPQWKILALDQFNMAIYTKIFLKFPYKFWPSGNGTEFFLYAHEKRGYYPFWQHLEREFPGENVLLVTVTDDESRRLEQQSDSETKAEIMVVLRNMFGKQIPEATDILVPRWLSNRFYKGSYSNWPIGVSHHQFNQIKAPVGQVYFTGEHTSAAYYGYVHGAYFAGIDTAKLMTSCIKRGACSYNI from the exons ATGGGGATAAGAACAACAAGGTTAATGTTGGCTTCCCTGATTGTCATCATGGGAACTCTTTTGGGTTGCCCTGGTGCTGCAACCGCTAAAAGAGCTCCCACTGTTATCATTGTTGGAGCTGGCATGTCAG GGATTTCGGCTGCCAAAACATTGTCAGACGCTGGAATTAAGCGAATATTGATACTAGAAGCGACGAATAGGATAGGTGGACGCATGTACAAAGCAAACTTCTCGGGGGTGAGTGTGGAACTAGGGGCCAACTGGGTATCGGGAGTTGGAGGTCCACAAGTGAATCCCATTTGGATTATGGCTAACAAGCTCCGACTCAAATCCTTCCTGTCTAATTTTCTGAACCTATCTTCCAACACCTATAAACCAGA GGGTGGAGTGTATGAGGAGTCAGTGGCAAGAAAGGCGTTTGAGGTGGCTGAGCAGGTGGTGGAATTTGGCACCAAGGTTTCCAAGGATTTAGCAGCACGCAAGCAACCAGATATTTCCATTTTGACATCTCAACGCCTCAAAAATTA TTTTCCCAAAACACCCCTTGAGATGGTCATTGACTACTACCTGTGTGATTTTGAGAGTGCGGAGCCACCAAGAGCCACAAGCTTGCTGAACTCTGAGCCATCTTCTACATACTCCAACTTCGGTGAGGATTCTTACTTTGTCTCAGATCCAAGGGGTTATGAGAGTGTTGTTCATTATGTAGCACAGCAGTTTCTCACCACAAATGCAGCTGGACAAATCACTGATCCTCGTCTTCAACTTAAAAAG GTGGTGACTGAAATAAGCCGTTCCCCAAGGGGTGTGGCTGTCAAGACAGAGGATGGCTTGGTGCACAGAGCCGACTATGTCATTGTCTCTGCCAGTCTTGGTGTCCTTCAGAACGATCTTATCAAATTTCATCCTTCCTTGCCG CAATGGAAGATCCTTGCTTTGGACCAGTTCAATATGGCTATCTATACCAAAATATTCCTCAAGTTTCCTTACAAGTTTTGGCCGAGTGGCAATGGCACAGAATTCTTCTTGTATGCTCATGAAAAGCGTGGTTACTACCCTTTTTGGCAG CATCTAGAAAGGGAGTTTCCGGGAGAGAATGTTCTTTTAGTAACAGTTACTGATGATGAATCAAGAAGATTGGAGCAGCAATCAGATTCTGAGACCAAGGCAGAGATCATGGTTGTCTTGAGAAACATGTTTGGGAAACAAATTCCAGAAGCTACAGATATATTAGTCCCTAGATGGTTGTCAAACAGATTCTACAAAGGCAGTTACTCCAACTGGCCAATTGGAGTTAGTCATCACCAATTCAATCAGATAAAG GCACCAGTTGGACAGGTTTATTTCACTGGCGAGCACACTAGCGCAGCCTACTATGGTTATGTTCATGGAGCCTACTTTGCAG GTATTGATACTGCAAAACTGATGACCAGCTGCATCAAGAGGGGAGCTTGCTCTTACaacatttga